The Candidatus Manganitrophaceae bacterium genome has a segment encoding these proteins:
- a CDS encoding response regulator, translated as MGQKSTILIVDDESGPRESLKMILKPFYNIETAENALQALDIIGKKQIDLITLDLKMPGMNGEEALLRIKEKQPSIEVLIITGNGSAKHAIDLIRKGASGYEFKPFNISKIVMNISKTLDRKKKMEKLKNIFHQTGS; from the coding sequence ATGGGACAGAAATCGACCATCCTCATCGTCGATGACGAGAGCGGACCACGCGAATCGCTGAAGATGATTCTAAAGCCCTTTTATAATATCGAAACCGCCGAAAATGCGCTCCAGGCGTTAGACATCATCGGGAAAAAACAGATCGATCTCATCACACTCGACCTAAAGATGCCCGGCATGAATGGAGAAGAGGCCCTTCTTCGGATTAAAGAAAAACAGCCGAGTATCGAGGTCTTGATTATCACCGGCAACGGAAGCGCTAAACATGCAATCGACCTGATTCGGAAAGGGGCGAGCGGATATGAATTCAAACCGTTCAATATCAGCAAGATCGTAATGAACATTTCAAAGACCCTCGACCGAAAGAAAAAGATGGAGAAACTGAAGAACATCTTTCATCAGACGGGGTCATGA